Below is a genomic region from Leifsonia sp. Root112D2.
AGGCGTCGCCCATGTTGGTACCCGTCACGGGAAAGACGAGCGCAGCGTATTTCTTCGACAGCGCCTCGGTGATGAATTGCGGAACTCCGGTGGCGATCGTCTTCAGCGTCACCGTGATGCCGAGCTTCTCGATGCTGCTGGCGATGGCCTGCGCGCGCAGTGCCTTTCCGTCGAGCGAGGATTCCGCGAGGATGGTCATCGAGAATCCGTCGGGGTATCCCGCTTCGGCAAGCAGACTCTTGGCCTTGCTGAGGTCGTATGTGAAGCCCGCACCATCGAGGTAGCCGTCGGTTCCCTTGTTCATCACCTGACCATTTGCCTGGCCGTAGCCGCCGCCGATGCCCTTGGCAATGGCCTCACGGTCGATCGCCATTCCGATGGCCTGGCGCACCTTGGGGTTCTTGAGCGCGGGAGTAATCGTTCCATCCATGTCGGCGAGGTACAGCGCCCAGTTGAAGAACGGCGCCGTCACGATCTTGAGGCCTGCAGACTTCGCCGAGTCGACGGTTGTGGCCGAACCGCCGACCACGTCGACCTGTCCGGTCGAGACGGCAGAGAGCACAGCGTTGGGGTCACCGATGATGCTGACGGAGACCGTGTTGTACAGTTGCGCATCCGGGGCCCAGTACTTGGGGTTTCGCTCGTAGACGTACTTCGAGTCGGGTACCGACTTGGAGGCGTTGTAGAGGTACTGCCCCGTTCCGTCCATGCTCGTCAGCAGCGACTTGGGGTTCGCCAGCGCGTCGGGCCCGATGATGTTGCCGAACATCATGTACTGGCTCAGCGAGGTCGCAGCGTTCGGGTATGAGGTGGAGTAGTTGATTCGAACCGTTGACGAGTCGACGGCCTCGATCGAGCCGATCTTGCCGACCTGAGTGGCCAGACCGCCACCCGCCTTGAGGAAGTACTCCATCGAGGCTTTCACGGCCGCCGCATCCATCGGCTTGCCATCGGCGAAGGTGACGCCGCTGCGCAGCTTGACTTCGAAGACCTTGTTCTCTGTATCGGTGTACTTCCATGAGGTGGCGAGATCGGGCACCAGGGAACCATCGGACGCCATGAAGATCAGCGGGTCGTATGCAAGTGAGGCGAAGACGGTGCTTCCTCCATTGCCTGCAAGCGCCGGGTTGAGGCTGATCGGCGAGCCGACGAACTGCAGTTTGAGTTCTGCCGCCCGCTCAGCGCTGCCGTTCGAGTGCGAGGTGTTATCGGATGCCGACGAACAAGCAGAGACTCCAACGAGCAAGACGGATGCGGCGGCGAGCGCCACCGCCATCTTCACTCGTGTTCCAAAACCAGACATAAGCGTGCTCCTTTGCTACTGCGCTGTCTTCATGCTCGGAATGAGCCACCCGCTTCAGTACGAGTGACATGCGAGAACATATCAGGTAGCTTGACACTAATGCAATACACCTTTGATAGCGAACGCTACGAGAAAGGCATTGAATCAACGATGATCGCGACTTTCACTCTCCTGCACTCGACCCCCTCTTCTCGCCCGTTCGGCACGGCCTACCTTCCGGCCATCGGTCAGGGCGTCGATCTCGTGCCGAACGGCTACATCGAAGAGGAGTACCTCGTCGCCGGAACGGCGGGTGAATGGAGCTACGACGAGGCGGGTGCGGCATCGCTGCACACCGCGGATGTGCCGTACGTGACGCGCCTTCTGGTGCGGCGGCCCGCCGAGGCGGCGCGGGCCAGTGGAAGCGTGCAGCTGGAGCCGCTGCATCCGAATCTCGACACCGCGCCCACCTGGCGCTCCCTGCACGAATGGATCATGCGCAACGGCCACACGTGGATCGGCGTCACCCAGGATGCGCCGATCTCGGAGCAGCTGCGCACTCGCTTCGGCGAGCGCTACGGCACCCTCTCACTACCCGTTGCCGGACTCGGCTACGACATTCTCGGTGACGTCGCGATAGCCGCGCGCCAGGGGCGTCTCGCCGGCGTCAGCGCCGAGCGGGTGATCCTCTCGGGGTGGTCGGCCACCGGAAGCTTCTGCCGGGTTTACCTTGGCGACGGCTTTCATGACAGGCATCGACTGCCCGGCGGCACGCCCGCGGTAGACGGCATCGTCATCGGAATCTCCTCGGGCGCGGCAGATACGGCCGGCTACCCGCCCCTGTCGGCCGCGTGCCCACCACTGCCTGCCGGCGACCCCCGCAGAGTCGTTCATGGCGACGAGACGCCGGTCTTCGAGATACTCAGCGAGCTGGAGTCGGAGACGAACGCCGCCAGCCTGCGCCCCGACAGCGACGAGGCCGACGACCGCTACCGTCTTTACCAGGTCGCCGGCACCTCCCACTCCAGCGCCCAGAAGGATGTGCTGACCAATGGTGCACAGTTCGAGCTCAGCGGCGAGGCGCTGCCTGGCACTCTCACCAACGAGGCGCCATCGGATGCGCGCATGGACTATGTCGCGCGCGCCCTATTCGAGCTTTTCGAGCGTTGGGTCACCGACGGCACCGCGCCACCGCGCGCGCCACGCTTCACCTTCGCGCAGCAGCCGGGTGAGCCGGGCAAGCCGGTAGCACTGACGCGAGACGGCGCCGGAAATGTCGTGGGAGGCATCCGCCCGCCGTGGATCGAGGTGCCGCTGGCCGTGTACTCGCCGCACAGCACGCCCGTGCCCGGCTCATGCCTGGCACCGTCGTGGACCCCGCTGGGTTTTCCCGAAATCGTCGCGGGGCTCATCGGCTACTCGACCCCACTGTCGGACGACACGCTGCGCTCACTGCACGGGTCGCGGCAGGGCTACCTGGAGGCCTTCGCGGCGAGCGCCCACGCTCTCGTGCGCGACGGGTTTCTTTTGAACGAGGAAGCTGAAGCTCTCATCACCCGCTCGCACTCGAGCTGGCCTGCCTAGCGATTCTGCATGCGCAGGGCCAGCGCGGCGGACTCCGCCTCGTCGTCACCGAAGTATCCGCCCGCAATCACCTCGGCGCTGTGCAGCAACGACGGTATCAGCGCGGTGCGCTCGGCCGGGTCGAGGCCCGAGAGGATCCTGCTTTCGATGGCTGTCACCTCGGCGAAACACTCGCCCAGCACTCGCCAGCCTTCCTCGGTGAGGCTGATAAGCCGGATGCGCCGGTTCGTCTGGTGCTCATCGCGTTGCGTCAGACCGCGCGCCGTCAGCTCGGTGACCACCTCGTGCGTCGCCTGTGACGAGACGAAGGTGCGGCGGGCGAGCTGGGCGTTCGAGATGGCGTGGCCCTCGCCCAGCACCTGGAAGACCATGAACTCGGGCGGCGTCAGGCCGTGGGTCAACGCCACATTGTCCATGGCGCGGTTGAGCGCTCGCGCCAGCCGGCTGACCAGATAGTGGAGGCGATCGGTCGC
It encodes:
- a CDS encoding ABC transporter substrate-binding protein, which codes for MSGFGTRVKMAVALAAASVLLVGVSACSSASDNTSHSNGSAERAAELKLQFVGSPISLNPALAGNGGSTVFASLAYDPLIFMASDGSLVPDLATSWKYTDTENKVFEVKLRSGVTFADGKPMDAAAVKASMEYFLKAGGGLATQVGKIGSIEAVDSSTVRINYSTSYPNAATSLSQYMMFGNIIGPDALANPKSLLTSMDGTGQYLYNASKSVPDSKYVYERNPKYWAPDAQLYNTVSVSIIGDPNAVLSAVSTGQVDVVGGSATTVDSAKSAGLKIVTAPFFNWALYLADMDGTITPALKNPKVRQAIGMAIDREAIAKGIGGGYGQANGQVMNKGTDGYLDGAGFTYDLSKAKSLLAEAGYPDGFSMTILAESSLDGKALRAQAIASSIEKLGITVTLKTIATGVPQFITEALSKKYAALVFPVTGTNMGDAYASLQSGMRNPLGYLDPKLEDLNTQSLVANSADRTKIYQKMTTQLTDDAMVIPVYSDDNMTYVGPKVTNVKATALNPNPMPTGPDAKYAWQPVK
- a CDS encoding alpha/beta hydrolase domain-containing protein; protein product: MIATFTLLHSTPSSRPFGTAYLPAIGQGVDLVPNGYIEEEYLVAGTAGEWSYDEAGAASLHTADVPYVTRLLVRRPAEAARASGSVQLEPLHPNLDTAPTWRSLHEWIMRNGHTWIGVTQDAPISEQLRTRFGERYGTLSLPVAGLGYDILGDVAIAARQGRLAGVSAERVILSGWSATGSFCRVYLGDGFHDRHRLPGGTPAVDGIVIGISSGAADTAGYPPLSAACPPLPAGDPRRVVHGDETPVFEILSELESETNAASLRPDSDEADDRYRLYQVAGTSHSSAQKDVLTNGAQFELSGEALPGTLTNEAPSDARMDYVARALFELFERWVTDGTAPPRAPRFTFAQQPGEPGKPVALTRDGAGNVVGGIRPPWIEVPLAVYSPHSTPVPGSCLAPSWTPLGFPEIVAGLIGYSTPLSDDTLRSLHGSRQGYLEAFAASAHALVRDGFLLNEEAEALITRSHSSWPA
- a CDS encoding MarR family winged helix-turn-helix transcriptional regulator — its product is MLEEPVDARGRAATDRLHYLVSRLARALNRAMDNVALTHGLTPPEFMVFQVLGEGHAISNAQLARRTFVSSQATHEVVTELTARGLTQRDEHQTNRRIRLISLTEEGWRVLGECFAEVTAIESRILSGLDPAERTALIPSLLHSAEVIAGGYFGDDEAESAALALRMQNR